The genomic stretch CGCGCAACCGTTGCCGACGTTGGAACAACAAACCGCCGCACTCAGTGCTACGGTTGCTAAACACTTGCAAGCGATGGGGTTGAAGGCATGAATCACGCTAAGCAAACACGCAACACTGGATTCTTATTAAATAATTTGCCAATATCTTTAATAGTTGAATTTCTTATTAAAGCCATTGGAAGAACAGCATGATCGAACGCACTACTGGACGGTATCACACCAGTATTATTGGTGGAGAAGCCGTCAATGCTTTTGTACCGTCCCCATTGCCACCACAACCACCCTTAGAACTGGCGGGGGCGCGTCAACGCTTACTGGAACAAGCTACCCATGCTTTAGGGCAACTCGATAGCATTACCACCTTACTACCGAACCCCCATCTTTTTTTGTATAGCTATGTGCGGCGCGAAGCAGTGTTATCGTCCCAGATTGAAGGCACACAGTCCTCTCTGTCTGACTTAATGTTATTTGAACTGGAGGAATCACCCGGTGTGCCGCTGGATGATGTTCAAGAAGTCAGTCATTACGTCGCGGCACTCGAACATGGCATGACGCGGCTTGGTGAGGGATTTCCCTTGTGCAATCGTCTGTTACGTGAAATGCACGAAAAGCTTATGCAGCAAGCGCGGGGTCGTGAAAAGCTACCCGGTGAGTTTCGGCAAAGCCAAAACTGGATTGGTGGCACTCGACCGGGTAATGCCCGTTTTGTCCCGCCACCGCCGCATGAGCTGGAAAGTTGTATGGCAGCACTGGAACAGTTTTTTCATGCCGAAAACGATGGGTTGCCAACCTTGTTACGGGCAGCGCTGGCGCATGTGCAATTTGAAACCATCCACCCTTTTCTGGATGGTAATGGTCGTCTGGGAAGGCTGTTGATTGCCATGTTATTGCATCACGGCGGCTTGCTCAGCCAACCCCTACTGTATTTGAGCCTGTATTTTAAAACTCACCGTAGTTTGTATTACGAGCGACTTGATCGGGTGCGTAGTCATGGCGAATGGGAGGCGTGGGTCGATTTCTTTCTGGAAGGTGTCGTTACCACCGCAAGAGGTGCTGTCAACACTGCCAAGTGCCTCGACCAATGCTTTGCCCAAGATTGGGAACGGGTGCATCAGAGTGGCTCAGCCAGTGTTAGCCATGCACCTTTGCGGGTGTTGACCAGCTTACGTAATCGTCCTTTAAGCAATATCAAACAATTGTCAGCCGCCAGTGGGCTAAGTTTTCCGACGACCACTAAAGCGGTTAATAGCCTGATTCAGCATGGCATTGTGGAAGAATTAACGGGGCAACGGCGCAATCGGGTGTTTGTCTACGCTGAATACCTGCGGCTGCTAAACGAAGGGGGCGACGCATGAAACTAAACGCTACTGCATTCCCAATTCAAGACGCACTGCGTCTCGAATTGAGTGAATCATATTCTCTACTGCCGGAGATAAGTCAGACACTGCCTGACCGATCTTTTATGGTTATAAAGATTCAACAGACAGTGCCTGTTACATCTTTTCCTAGACTGACAGGGGGAAGCCATGAGTGAAATCAAAGTTCCCGCAGGCTACAAACAAACCGAAGTCGGCATTATCCCCGAAGACTGGGATGTTAAAACGTTAGGTAATATTACGACCTTGCAGCGT from Thiothrix litoralis encodes the following:
- a CDS encoding Fic family protein codes for the protein MIERTTGRYHTSIIGGEAVNAFVPSPLPPQPPLELAGARQRLLEQATHALGQLDSITTLLPNPHLFLYSYVRREAVLSSQIEGTQSSLSDLMLFELEESPGVPLDDVQEVSHYVAALEHGMTRLGEGFPLCNRLLREMHEKLMQQARGREKLPGEFRQSQNWIGGTRPGNARFVPPPPHELESCMAALEQFFHAENDGLPTLLRAALAHVQFETIHPFLDGNGRLGRLLIAMLLHHGGLLSQPLLYLSLYFKTHRSLYYERLDRVRSHGEWEAWVDFFLEGVVTTARGAVNTAKCLDQCFAQDWERVHQSGSASVSHAPLRVLTSLRNRPLSNIKQLSAASGLSFPTTTKAVNSLIQHGIVEELTGQRRNRVFVYAEYLRLLNEGGDA